A window of the Bacteroides thetaiotaomicron VPI-5482 genome harbors these coding sequences:
- a CDS encoding endo-beta-N-acetylglucosaminidase family protein produces the protein MKNLYKILASSIAIFAFCACSQEEMPVNQSDNNQSEVVTRSATGIKNIVYIEVNDINPLNAGSYIMDDAPFFDYVILFAANIRGVGSDATLYNNPNVQYILDHKDTLIKPLQDKGIKVLLGLLGDHTGLGFANMNSAQTEQFATAVANAVSQYGLDGVDFDDEWAEYGRNGYPSGSTGSFSNLITALHNKMPGKTITVFNYGYTSELTGVNSYIDYGIYAFFNSPSWSTGFGMPNSKFAPYTINLNSAPSAASAQLYSGQVASKGYGAIGYYDLRANNIVSVLNGVAKGAFKSTCTYDGNSYPKNY, from the coding sequence ATGAAAAACTTGTATAAAATTTTAGCGTCATCTATCGCTATATTTGCATTTTGCGCATGCTCACAAGAAGAAATGCCAGTAAACCAATCAGATAATAATCAATCTGAAGTAGTCACCCGTTCGGCCACAGGTATTAAAAACATCGTTTATATTGAAGTAAATGATATCAATCCTCTTAATGCAGGGTCATATATTATGGATGATGCTCCATTTTTCGATTATGTAATTCTGTTCGCTGCCAACATAAGAGGTGTAGGCTCAGACGCTACTTTATATAACAATCCAAATGTACAGTACATTTTGGACCACAAAGACACTCTGATTAAGCCTCTTCAAGACAAAGGTATCAAAGTTTTACTCGGTCTATTAGGTGACCATACAGGACTCGGATTCGCAAACATGAATTCAGCTCAGACTGAACAGTTTGCTACCGCCGTTGCCAATGCTGTTAGTCAATATGGATTAGATGGTGTAGACTTTGACGACGAATGGGCTGAATACGGTAGAAATGGTTATCCATCTGGAAGTACAGGTTCTTTCTCTAATTTGATTACTGCGCTCCATAACAAAATGCCAGGTAAGACGATTACTGTATTCAATTATGGCTACACAAGTGAGCTTACAGGAGTTAATAGCTATATTGATTATGGCATTTACGCATTCTTCAACTCCCCATCGTGGAGTACAGGTTTTGGTATGCCGAATAGTAAATTTGCACCTTATACCATTAATCTGAATAGTGCTCCGTCTGCTGCTAGTGCTCAACTTTATTCAGGACAAGTTGCAAGTAAAGGTTATGGTGCTATCGGTTACTATGACCTTAGAGCCAACAATATCGTAAGCGTATTGAATGGTGTTGCAAAAGGAGCTTTCAAGTCTACTTGTACTTATGACGGTAATTCTTATCCAAAGAATTATTAA
- a CDS encoding hybrid sensor histidine kinase/response regulator transcription factor, which yields MKYLIITSLYTSIIAVTTTQSELFPILFSTAGILLLYWFLSHSFAMRKEIAFLKEENQYFMDSFRNIRTPITLLHTPLKSTYNKNCPDNIKKELSLAIRNIDCLNDHLTRLMDLKQIAAHSLKMNITEHELGNFLKNKISSLKDHAANRHIKLEIQTEFKYASVWIDQSKISPVIEKFIKNIIDHTEYSKKVIIHASLCNKYWIIKASYTGNENLMKCYKCSGKHLIKQKTEPKYYFAKSALCKKLTEICNGEILINNSCHTITLRFPVKPSYENVSERSLVHIEKNIEEEKIDALFHKSSQKRNSSRPVVIMVDSNEEFRSYLETCLSEEYIVRGFENGADALGYIKNEHPDLVICDTVLNGMGGDELSSRLKTSKETSIIPVILYGSHIDADQRSKREASLADTFMHTPFHVEDLKIEIAVLIRNSRLLRKAFLHKVFGEHFLQVQPTEMIKEATEGSKSLLINEVKEYILERIEKEDLTIDAIASHLKMSRTKFYNKWKSVTGEAPTVFIEAVRMEKAHELLESGKYPVGTIPEMIGLKDVKNFRNRYKEYFGITPKESIKKK from the coding sequence ATGAAATATTTAATTATAACGTCATTATACACTTCTATTATCGCAGTTACAACCACCCAAAGTGAATTATTTCCAATTTTATTTTCAACAGCAGGAATACTTTTATTGTATTGGTTCTTGTCTCATTCTTTTGCCATGCGGAAAGAAATTGCTTTCTTAAAAGAAGAAAATCAGTACTTCATGGATTCCTTCCGAAACATTCGCACCCCAATCACATTGCTTCATACGCCTTTGAAGTCAACCTATAACAAGAATTGCCCAGACAATATCAAAAAGGAGCTGTCACTGGCGATTCGCAATATAGATTGCCTTAATGATCATTTAACCAGATTAATGGACCTGAAGCAAATAGCCGCTCATTCCCTAAAAATGAATATTACGGAACATGAATTAGGAAATTTCCTTAAAAATAAAATATCTTCTCTGAAAGATCATGCAGCAAACAGACATATTAAATTAGAAATCCAAACAGAATTCAAATATGCAAGCGTGTGGATAGATCAAAGTAAAATATCTCCCGTAATAGAGAAATTCATAAAGAATATAATAGATCATACAGAATATTCAAAAAAAGTTATTATACACGCATCTTTATGCAACAAATATTGGATAATAAAAGCGAGTTATACGGGAAATGAAAACCTAATGAAATGCTATAAATGCTCCGGTAAACATCTTATTAAACAAAAAACAGAACCTAAATATTACTTTGCAAAAAGTGCTTTATGCAAAAAACTGACAGAAATATGCAATGGAGAAATATTAATCAATAATTCATGTCATACGATCACATTGCGTTTTCCTGTAAAACCCTCTTATGAAAATGTATCCGAACGCAGTTTGGTTCATATAGAGAAGAATATAGAAGAAGAAAAGATCGATGCCTTATTCCATAAAAGTTCACAGAAAAGAAATTCATCCAGACCTGTCGTGATTATGGTCGACAGTAACGAAGAGTTCAGATCCTATCTGGAAACCTGTTTGTCAGAGGAATACATAGTCAGAGGCTTTGAAAACGGAGCGGACGCATTGGGATATATCAAAAATGAACATCCGGATCTGGTAATATGCGATACAGTGCTCAACGGAATGGGCGGTGATGAACTTTCTTCAAGGCTGAAGACGTCTAAAGAAACATCTATTATACCGGTCATCCTTTACGGATCGCATATAGATGCCGACCAACGCAGTAAAAGGGAAGCGTCATTAGCAGACACATTCATGCATACTCCTTTTCATGTGGAGGATTTAAAGATAGAGATTGCTGTTCTTATCAGGAACAGCCGCCTTCTTAGAAAAGCATTCCTGCACAAAGTATTCGGAGAACATTTTCTGCAAGTACAACCAACCGAAATGATCAAGGAAGCTACTGAAGGAAGCAAAAGCCTATTGATCAATGAAGTAAAAGAGTATATTCTTGAACGCATAGAGAAAGAGGATTTGACTATCGATGCGATTGCCTCACATTTGAAAATGAGCAGAACGAAATTCTACAATAAGTGGAAGTCAGTGACCGGCGAGGCCCCGACCGTCTTTATTGAAGCGGTTCGAATGGAAAAGGCACACGAGTTGTTAGAAAGCGGGAAATACCCTGTCGGAACCATACCGGAAATGATCGGATTGAAGGATGTAAAAAACTTCCGCAACAGGTATAAAGAATACTTCGGAATTACACCTAAAGAATCGATCAAGAAAAAATAG
- a CDS encoding DUF4840 domain-containing protein, which produces MKTLTKMKKVCCLSRFVLLVMALGMTSIFTSCSSDDDENIPVYSLKDVEGTYSGKMQTTSIAPLENAENEAEDGVTVNAELKDNHILISKFPVEDLIKSIIEDPDAAEAIIKAVGDVEYKIPYQAAFNDNKDNILLQMSPEPLVLEIAMEPQPIRKTEGEEETPKLTVKVTIKADEKGSYAYEGQKLKFAIQATEVTVNEERFDKFPATTFSFDMTKK; this is translated from the coding sequence ATGAAAACTTTAACTAAAATGAAAAAAGTATGTTGCTTAAGTCGTTTTGTTTTATTGGTAATGGCATTGGGGATGACCAGTATCTTTACCTCTTGTAGTAGTGATGATGATGAAAATATTCCGGTATATTCTCTCAAAGATGTAGAAGGCACCTATTCCGGCAAAATGCAGACAACCTCTATCGCTCCTTTGGAAAATGCAGAGAATGAAGCTGAAGACGGAGTCACCGTAAATGCCGAATTAAAAGATAATCATATATTAATCAGCAAATTCCCGGTAGAGGATCTGATCAAAAGCATTATCGAAGATCCGGACGCAGCCGAAGCCATCATCAAAGCGGTAGGAGATGTAGAATACAAAATCCCTTATCAGGCAGCTTTCAATGATAATAAAGACAACATCTTACTTCAAATGTCACCTGAACCCTTGGTATTGGAAATCGCAATGGAACCACAACCCATAAGAAAAACTGAAGGGGAAGAAGAAACTCCTAAACTCACCGTAAAAGTGACAATCAAAGCTGACGAGAAAGGCAGTTATGCTTATGAAGGTCAGAAACTGAAGTTTGCTATTCAGGCAACAGAAGTTACAGTAAATGAAGAACGGTTTGATAAATTTCCGGCAACGACCTTTTCTTTTGATATGACTAAGAAATAA
- a CDS encoding ABC transporter substrate-binding protein: MKRIVAVNLFLLVLAGFLSGCYNSGEPRERVLKIYNWADYIGEGVLEDFQAYYKEQTGEDIRIVYQTFDINEIMLTKIEKGHEDFDVVCPSEYIIERMLKKHLLLPIDTTFAHSPNYMNNVSPFIREQINKLSQPGEEASRYAVCYMWGTAGILYNRAYVPDSDAFSWECLWDKKYAGKILMKDSYRDAYGTAVIYAHAKELEEGTVTVEDLMNDYSPRAMEVAEKYLKAMKPNIAGWEADFGKEMMTKNKAWLNMTWSGDAIWAIEEANAVGVDLDYVVPKEGSNIWYDGWVIPKYAKNPVAASYFINFMCRPDIALRNMDFCGYVSSIATPEILEEKVDTTLDYYADLSYFFDPDADSIQIDKIQYPDRKVVERCAMIRDFGDKTKEVLDIWSRIKGDNLGVGITILIFVVVALMSGWMIYKRWQRYSRRKQQNRRSRRKRKKNVKR, encoded by the coding sequence ATGAAAAGAATAGTTGCTGTTAACTTGTTTTTGCTGGTGCTGGCTGGTTTTCTGAGCGGTTGCTACAATTCCGGCGAGCCACGCGAGAGAGTTCTTAAGATCTATAACTGGGCAGATTATATAGGAGAAGGTGTACTCGAAGATTTCCAGGCGTACTATAAAGAACAGACAGGTGAAGATATCCGCATCGTCTATCAGACATTCGACATCAACGAGATCATGTTGACGAAAATAGAAAAAGGACATGAGGATTTTGATGTGGTTTGTCCTTCGGAATATATCATTGAGAGAATGCTGAAAAAGCATCTGTTGTTGCCTATTGACACCACTTTCGCCCATTCCCCTAATTACATGAATAATGTGTCACCATTTATTCGCGAACAGATTAATAAACTGAGTCAGCCGGGTGAAGAAGCAAGCCGTTACGCTGTCTGCTATATGTGGGGGACCGCAGGTATTCTTTATAACCGGGCATACGTTCCCGATTCCGACGCTTTCTCCTGGGAATGTCTTTGGGATAAGAAATATGCAGGAAAGATTCTGATGAAAGACAGTTACCGTGACGCTTATGGAACAGCTGTTATCTATGCCCATGCCAAAGAGCTGGAAGAAGGGACGGTGACGGTGGAAGACCTGATGAATGATTACTCGCCACGTGCTATGGAGGTAGCCGAAAAGTATCTGAAAGCTATGAAACCGAATATTGCCGGTTGGGAAGCGGACTTCGGTAAGGAGATGATGACGAAGAATAAAGCATGGCTGAATATGACCTGGAGTGGCGATGCGATATGGGCGATTGAAGAGGCGAATGCGGTAGGAGTGGACCTTGACTACGTGGTTCCGAAAGAAGGAAGTAATATCTGGTATGATGGCTGGGTGATTCCTAAATATGCGAAGAATCCGGTGGCTGCCAGCTACTTTATCAACTTTATGTGCCGTCCGGACATTGCGTTGCGTAATATGGATTTCTGTGGATATGTGAGTTCTATCGCTACACCGGAGATTCTGGAAGAGAAAGTGGATACGACTCTGGATTATTATGCGGATTTAAGTTATTTCTTCGATCCGGATGCCGACAGCATACAGATTGATAAGATTCAATATCCCGACCGTAAGGTGGTGGAACGCTGCGCTATGATTCGTGACTTCGGAGATAAAACCAAAGAGGTACTGGATATCTGGTCACGCATCAAAGGTGACAACCTGGGGGTAGGTATTACTATTCTGATTTTTGTTGTCGTAGCTTTGATGAGCGGATGGATGATTTATAAGAGATGGCAACGCTACAGCCGTCGGAAACAACAAAATCGCAGAAGCAGAAGAAAGAGAAAAAAGAATGTGAAGCGGTAA
- a CDS encoding ABC transporter permease, which translates to MVKKIFAQTYLWVLLLLLYSPIVIIVIYSFTEAKVLGNWTGFSTKLYSSLFNTGAHHSLMNALINTITIALLAATASTLLGSIAAIGIFNLKARSRKAIGFVNSIPILNGDIITGISLFLLFVSLGITQGYTTVVLAHITFCTPYVVLSVLPRLKQMNPNIYEAALDLGATPMQALRKVIIPEIRPGMISGFMLALTLSIDDFAVTVFTIGNQGLETLSTYIYADARKGGLTPELRPLSAIIFVVVLALLIVINYRAGKTKKKES; encoded by the coding sequence ATGGTAAAGAAGATATTCGCTCAGACTTACCTGTGGGTATTACTGCTGTTGCTATATTCCCCTATTGTGATCATTGTGATTTACTCTTTTACCGAGGCGAAGGTATTGGGTAACTGGACCGGGTTTTCGACCAAACTTTATTCATCGCTATTTAATACAGGTGCCCATCATTCTCTGATGAATGCCCTGATCAATACCATTACCATTGCGCTGCTGGCTGCCACGGCATCTACCTTGTTGGGCAGCATCGCTGCCATCGGCATCTTCAACTTAAAAGCACGCTCGCGCAAGGCGATTGGTTTTGTGAATAGTATTCCTATTCTGAACGGTGATATCATAACCGGTATATCGCTTTTCCTTTTATTCGTATCTCTCGGAATCACGCAGGGATATACCACAGTGGTACTGGCGCACATCACTTTTTGTACTCCTTACGTCGTATTAAGCGTTCTGCCGCGCCTGAAACAAATGAATCCGAACATTTATGAAGCTGCCCTCGATTTGGGAGCTACACCTATGCAGGCTTTGCGGAAGGTAATCATTCCGGAGATTCGTCCGGGAATGATCAGCGGCTTTATGCTTGCACTGACGCTTTCAATCGATGATTTTGCCGTAACTGTATTTACCATCGGTAATCAAGGGCTGGAAACGCTTTCCACCTATATCTATGCCGATGCCCGCAAGGGAGGTCTGACTCCCGAGCTCCGCCCGTTGTCCGCCATTATTTTTGTGGTGGTACTGGCTTTACTGATAGTAATTAATTACCGTGCCGGAAAAACGAAGAAGAAAGAATCATGA
- a CDS encoding ABC transporter permease, protein MNKKFIVFLSSRKSWTLPYIIFSAIFVVIPLVLIVVYAFTDDNGHLTLANFQKFFEHPEAINTFVYSIGIAIITTLICILLGYPAAWILSNSKLNRSKTMVVLFILPMWVNILVRTLATVALFDFFSVPLGEGALIFGMVYNFIPFMIYPIYNTLQKMDHSYIEAAQDLGANPVQVFFKAVLPLSMPGVMSGIMMVFMPTISTFAIAELLTMNNIKLFGTTIQENINNSMWNYGAALSLIMLLLIAATSLFSTDDKDNTNEGGGLW, encoded by the coding sequence GTGAATAAGAAGTTTATAGTATTTTTGTCATCACGTAAGAGCTGGACTCTTCCTTACATTATTTTCTCGGCGATCTTTGTGGTCATACCGTTGGTTCTAATTGTCGTGTATGCGTTTACCGATGATAACGGTCATCTGACACTCGCCAATTTTCAGAAATTCTTCGAACATCCCGAAGCGATCAATACCTTCGTCTATTCCATAGGTATTGCCATTATTACGACTCTTATCTGTATCCTGCTGGGATATCCCGCAGCCTGGATATTAAGCAACAGCAAGCTGAACCGTTCCAAAACAATGGTGGTGTTGTTTATCCTGCCCATGTGGGTGAATATTCTGGTACGTACCCTTGCCACTGTCGCTTTATTCGACTTTTTCAGCGTTCCGCTGGGAGAGGGAGCACTGATCTTCGGTATGGTTTACAACTTTATCCCCTTCATGATCTATCCCATCTATAACACATTGCAGAAGATGGACCATAGCTACATTGAGGCGGCGCAGGACTTGGGGGCTAATCCTGTACAGGTCTTTTTCAAAGCAGTTCTCCCGCTTTCCATGCCGGGAGTCATGAGCGGTATCATGATGGTGTTTATGCCGACTATTTCGACATTCGCCATTGCCGAACTGCTGACGATGAACAATATCAAACTCTTTGGTACTACCATTCAGGAGAATATCAATAACAGTATGTGGAACTATGGGGCAGCACTTTCGCTGATCATGCTGCTGCTGATAGCCGCGACTTCACTGTTCAGTACCGATGATAAGGATAATACGAACGAAGGAGGTGGGCTATGGTAA
- the potA gene encoding polyamine ABC transporter ATP-binding protein, producing MNMQEDKSIIEVSHVSKFFGDKTALDDVTLNVKKGEFVTILGPSGCGKTTLLRLIAGFQTASEGEIRISGKEITQTPPHKRPVNTVFQKYALFPHLNVYDNIAFGLKLKKTPKQTIGKKVKAALKMVGMTDYEYRDVDSLSGGQQQRVAIARAIVNEPEVLLLDEPLAALDLKMRKDMQMELKEMHKSLGITFVYVTHDQEEALTLSDTIVVMSEGKIQQIGTPIDIYNEPINSFVADFIGESNILNGTMIHDKLVRFCGTEFECVDEGFGENTPVDVVIRPEDLYIFPVSEMAQLTGVVQTSIFKGVHYEMTVLCGGYEFLVQDYHHFEVGAEVGLLVKPFDIHIMKKERVCNTFEGKLQDATHVEFLGCTFECASVEGLESGTDVKVEVDFDKVILQDNEEDGTLTGEVKFILYKGDHYHLTVWSDWDENVFVDTNDVWDDGDRVGITIPPDAIRVIKITD from the coding sequence ATGAATATGCAAGAAGACAAATCCATCATTGAGGTTAGCCATGTATCGAAGTTTTTTGGCGACAAAACAGCTTTGGATGATGTAACTCTGAACGTGAAAAAGGGCGAGTTTGTTACGATTCTCGGACCTTCCGGCTGCGGAAAAACGACATTGTTGCGTCTCATTGCCGGTTTTCAGACAGCTTCGGAAGGCGAAATCCGAATATCGGGTAAGGAAATCACACAGACTCCACCCCATAAACGTCCGGTGAACACGGTATTTCAGAAATATGCCCTGTTCCCGCATTTGAATGTATACGACAATATTGCTTTCGGCCTGAAGCTGAAAAAGACGCCGAAACAGACAATCGGCAAGAAGGTGAAAGCCGCATTGAAGATGGTTGGTATGACGGATTACGAGTATCGGGATGTAGATTCTCTTTCCGGTGGCCAGCAACAGCGTGTAGCTATTGCCCGTGCCATTGTCAATGAGCCGGAAGTTTTGCTGCTCGACGAACCGTTGGCTGCGCTCGACCTCAAAATGCGCAAGGATATGCAGATGGAACTGAAAGAAATGCATAAATCTCTGGGCATTACATTTGTATACGTAACTCATGATCAGGAAGAAGCCTTGACATTGAGTGATACGATTGTCGTGATGAGCGAAGGAAAAATCCAGCAGATCGGTACGCCGATTGATATCTATAATGAGCCGATCAATTCATTTGTTGCGGATTTTATCGGAGAAAGTAATATTCTCAACGGAACGATGATTCATGATAAACTGGTACGCTTTTGTGGTACGGAGTTTGAATGCGTGGACGAAGGTTTCGGTGAAAATACTCCGGTGGACGTAGTCATTCGTCCGGAAGACCTTTATATTTTCCCGGTTTCGGAGATGGCGCAACTGACCGGTGTGGTACAGACTTCGATCTTCAAAGGGGTACACTATGAAATGACTGTGCTTTGTGGCGGATATGAGTTCCTTGTTCAGGATTATCATCATTTTGAAGTCGGTGCGGAAGTGGGGCTGCTGGTGAAGCCGTTTGATATTCATATTATGAAGAAAGAACGTGTATGCAATACATTTGAAGGAAAGTTGCAGGATGCTACTCATGTAGAGTTCCTGGGCTGTACGTTCGAATGTGCTTCTGTGGAAGGGCTGGAATCCGGTACGGATGTCAAGGTCGAAGTAGACTTTGATAAAGTGATCTTGCAGGATAACGAAGAAGACGGTACGCTGACGGGAGAAGTGAAGTTCATCCTTTATAAAGGTGATCATTACCATCTGACTGTATGGTCTGACTGGGACGAGAATGTGTTTGTGGATACGAACGATGTCTGGGATGACGGAGACCGTGTGGGTATTACTATCCCTCCGGATGCGATTCGTGTAATTAAAATAACCGATTAA
- a CDS encoding TlpA disulfide reductase family protein, producing MKKLTYLVIATAALGMVACTGNKAGYVITGTVEGAADGDTVYLQEATGRNLTKLDTAVISKGTFTFEGTQDSAVNRYVTCEVNGEPLMIDFFLENGKINIALTKDNDSATGTSNNDAYQAIRTQINDISQKMNAIYEAMGDSSLSDEQKEAKQKEGARLEEEYDKVIKEGVQKNITNPVGVFLFKQTFYNNSTEENAALLEQIPANFQNDETIVKVKEQTEKQKKTAVGTKFIDFEMQTPEGKTVKLSDYAGKGKVVLVDFWASWCGPCRREMPNLVEAYAQYKGKNFEIVGVSLDQDAAAWKESIKKLNMTWPQMSDLKFWQSEGAQLYAVNSIPHTVLIDGDGTIIARGLHGEGLQAKLAEVVK from the coding sequence ATGAAAAAGTTAACTTATTTAGTTATTGCGACGGCAGCGTTGGGTATGGTAGCTTGTACCGGAAACAAAGCCGGATACGTTATCACAGGTACAGTAGAAGGCGCTGCTGACGGCGACACTGTTTACCTTCAGGAAGCAACAGGCAGAAATCTTACAAAACTAGATACCGCAGTCATCTCTAAAGGTACTTTCACCTTCGAAGGCACACAGGATTCTGCAGTAAACCGTTATGTCACTTGCGAAGTGAACGGAGAACCTCTGATGATTGATTTCTTCCTTGAAAACGGTAAAATAAACATTGCACTGACAAAGGACAATGATTCTGCAACCGGTACTTCCAACAATGACGCTTACCAAGCTATCAGAACTCAAATCAATGATATCAGCCAAAAGATGAACGCTATCTACGAAGCGATGGGAGATTCTTCTTTGAGTGACGAGCAGAAAGAAGCCAAGCAAAAAGAAGGTGCCCGGCTGGAAGAAGAATATGATAAAGTAATCAAAGAAGGTGTACAGAAAAACATCACCAACCCGGTAGGTGTATTCTTGTTCAAACAGACTTTCTACAATAACTCTACTGAAGAGAATGCAGCTTTGCTGGAACAAATCCCGGCTAATTTCCAAAATGACGAAACAATCGTAAAAGTTAAGGAACAGACTGAAAAACAAAAGAAGACTGCCGTAGGTACTAAGTTCATTGACTTCGAAATGCAGACTCCGGAAGGAAAAACTGTGAAACTGTCTGATTACGCAGGTAAAGGTAAAGTGGTACTGGTAGACTTCTGGGCTAGCTGGTGTGGTCCTTGCCGTCGTGAAATGCCTAACCTGGTAGAAGCTTACGCTCAGTACAAAGGCAAAAACTTCGAAATCGTCGGTGTATCTCTTGATCAGGATGCTGCTGCATGGAAAGAGTCTATTAAAAAACTGAATATGACCTGGCCGCAAATGTCTGACCTGAAGTTCTGGCAGAGTGAAGGCGCACAGCTTTATGCAGTGAACAGCATTCCTCACACTGTTCTGATTGATGGCGACGGTACTATCATTGCCCGTGGTCTTCATGGAGAAGGTCTTCAGGCTAAATTGGCAGAAGTAGTCAAATAA